One stretch of Nocardia fluminea DNA includes these proteins:
- a CDS encoding NAD-dependent succinate-semialdehyde dehydrogenase → MTTTLSDLPVAQFIGGQWVDGTATMPVHNPATGTEIATVADGDDTTALAALDAAVAAQQDWAATDPRHRSDILLRAFHLLHAETERIARTITLEMGKPLVEARGEVAYGAEFLRWFAEETTRGSGAYFRAPSGGRRIAVRTLPVGPVFAITPWNFPLAMVTRKVAPALAAGCTVVLKPAPQTPLTALSFMQILAEAGVPSGVVNCVTTSRAPLVSGRILSDTRLRKLTFTGSTAVGRTLLTQAAQGVLRASMELGGNAPFVVLESADLDKAVGGAVLAKLRNGGQTCVAADRFLVHESRAAEFTERFLAAVAALPVGDGLDPATRIGPMIDGAAVHRISALIDEAVGQGAHLHTVGTGTAGSGHFLQPAVLTGVDTRTRLWNSEVFGPVAAIRTFTDPAAALHLANATDSGLAGYVFGENLSDTLEFAEDLQTGMVGVNTGAISDPAAPFGGMKSSGLGREGGSTGLEEYQELQYLAIER, encoded by the coding sequence ATGACAACCACACTTTCCGATCTGCCCGTCGCCCAGTTCATCGGCGGCCAGTGGGTGGACGGCACGGCGACGATGCCGGTGCACAACCCCGCCACCGGCACAGAGATCGCGACCGTCGCCGACGGCGACGACACCACAGCGCTGGCCGCGCTGGACGCCGCGGTCGCCGCACAGCAGGACTGGGCGGCCACCGATCCGCGCCACCGCAGCGACATCCTCCTGCGCGCGTTCCACCTGCTGCATGCCGAGACCGAGCGGATCGCCCGCACGATCACCCTGGAGATGGGCAAACCGCTCGTCGAGGCGCGGGGCGAAGTCGCCTACGGAGCGGAGTTCCTGCGCTGGTTCGCCGAGGAAACCACTCGGGGGAGCGGGGCGTACTTCCGCGCGCCGAGCGGAGGACGCCGCATCGCGGTCCGCACCCTGCCGGTCGGCCCGGTTTTCGCGATCACACCGTGGAACTTTCCCCTGGCCATGGTCACCCGCAAGGTGGCCCCCGCACTCGCCGCGGGCTGCACCGTCGTTCTCAAGCCCGCGCCCCAAACCCCGCTCACCGCACTGTCATTCATGCAGATCCTGGCCGAAGCCGGCGTGCCGTCGGGCGTCGTCAACTGTGTGACCACCTCGCGTGCGCCGCTGGTGTCGGGACGGATTCTCTCCGATACACGGCTACGCAAGCTCACCTTCACCGGTTCCACCGCAGTCGGCCGCACGCTGCTGACGCAGGCCGCACAAGGCGTCCTGCGGGCATCGATGGAACTCGGTGGCAACGCTCCCTTCGTCGTCCTGGAATCCGCCGACCTGGACAAGGCCGTCGGCGGCGCGGTACTCGCCAAACTGCGCAACGGCGGGCAGACCTGCGTCGCCGCCGACCGCTTCCTGGTCCACGAATCGCGGGCGGCGGAGTTCACCGAACGGTTCCTCGCCGCCGTTGCCGCGCTGCCGGTGGGCGATGGCCTCGACCCAGCCACCCGCATCGGACCGATGATCGACGGCGCGGCGGTGCACCGGATCAGCGCGCTCATCGACGAGGCGGTCGGCCAGGGCGCCCACCTGCACACCGTCGGAACCGGCACCGCGGGATCCGGTCACTTCCTGCAACCCGCGGTCCTGACCGGCGTCGACACCCGAACTCGCCTCTGGAATTCGGAGGTGTTCGGCCCCGTCGCCGCGATCCGCACGTTCACAGACCCGGCAGCGGCGCTCCACCTGGCCAATGCCACCGATTCGGGTCTGGCCGGGTACGTCTTCGGCGAAAACCTCAGCGACACCCTGGAATTCGCCGAAGATCTGCAGACCGGCATGGTCGGCGTGAACACCGGAGCGATCTCCGACCCGGCCGCACCCTTCGGCGGGATGAAGTCCTCCGGGCTGGGCCGCGAAGGTGGCAGCACCGGGCTCGAGGAGTACCAGGAACTGCAGTATCTGGCCATCGAGAGGTGA
- a CDS encoding alcohol dehydrogenase catalytic domain-containing protein, producing MRIRGAVLDHPDRPRPFASSRPIGVYDLELDEPGPTEVLVRIEAAGVCHSDLSVVDGNRVRPLPMLLGHEAAGIVVALGDQVDDLTVGDRVVMSFLPRCERCAACARGGALPCTEGTRANTAGELLHHPGRLSRAGQPVRHHLGVSGFATHAVIDQASVVAVGRDVPPEVAALLGCAVLTGGGAVLNVADPGPEDDLMVVGLGGVGMAALLTASAIGVRRIVAVDRLPAKLAAARELGATETYTPEQVAAQGIRTRYVIECAGHPAAFETAFLATAPGGTTVTVGLPAPSATVTLSPLMFTAEARTVVGSYLGSAVPARDIPRYEQMWRAGKLPVEKLISARIGLDDLNEAMDQLADGAAVRQVIVFEPDMEPR from the coding sequence ATGCGAATCCGTGGCGCGGTCCTCGATCATCCCGACCGGCCGCGGCCCTTCGCGTCGTCGCGCCCGATCGGGGTGTACGACCTCGAGCTCGACGAGCCGGGTCCGACCGAAGTGCTGGTCAGGATCGAAGCGGCTGGTGTGTGCCATTCCGATCTCAGTGTGGTCGACGGCAACCGGGTGCGGCCGCTGCCGATGCTGCTCGGCCACGAAGCGGCGGGCATCGTGGTGGCACTCGGCGACCAGGTCGACGATCTGACAGTCGGTGACCGGGTGGTCATGTCGTTCCTGCCGCGTTGCGAGCGGTGCGCGGCCTGCGCGCGCGGTGGTGCGTTGCCCTGCACCGAAGGAACCCGGGCGAACACGGCAGGCGAACTCCTGCACCACCCCGGCAGACTGTCGCGGGCCGGACAGCCCGTGCGTCATCACCTCGGCGTCTCCGGGTTCGCCACGCACGCGGTGATCGACCAGGCCTCGGTCGTGGCGGTCGGCCGCGATGTGCCCCCGGAGGTGGCGGCCCTGCTGGGGTGCGCAGTCCTCACCGGCGGCGGCGCCGTGCTCAACGTCGCCGACCCTGGGCCTGAGGACGACCTGATGGTGGTGGGTCTCGGCGGCGTCGGCATGGCCGCGTTGCTCACCGCCTCCGCGATCGGCGTGCGGCGCATCGTGGCCGTCGACCGACTGCCCGCCAAGCTCGCAGCCGCCCGCGAACTCGGTGCGACCGAAACCTACACACCCGAACAGGTTGCGGCGCAAGGAATTCGGACACGATACGTGATCGAGTGCGCCGGACACCCCGCCGCCTTCGAAACCGCCTTTCTGGCCACCGCTCCCGGTGGGACCACCGTCACCGTCGGCCTGCCCGCCCCGTCGGCCACCGTGACACTGTCACCGCTGATGTTCACCGCGGAGGCCCGCACCGTGGTCGGTAGCTACCTCGGCTCGGCGGTACCGGCACGTGACATTCCGCGCTACGAGCAGATGTGGCGGGCGGGCAAGCTGCCGGTCGAGAAACTGATCTCCGCCCGCATCGGCCTCGACGATCTCAACGAGGCGATGGATCAGCTCGCCGACGGCGCCGCGGTGCGTCAGGTGATCGTCTTCGAACCCGACATGGAGCCACGATGA
- a CDS encoding acyl-CoA dehydrogenase family protein: protein MDFTFTPEQTLLRDTVRSVLTRHYTPERRAEVIADDPGWDPKVWADFAEIGLLGLTVSVEDGGVGAGPIETMLALEELGRTLAPEPIFDCALLPALVIGRAGTPDQRAALLPGIVDGEQLFAFAHTEPGLRWPDTRPETLALDNGGRWTLTGRKSPVSSGDRADRLIVSALVPTGETALFLVDAREPAVVRTAYRTYGGGRGAEIEFRGAPAELLGLDLDAGAIIDEAVITTQAALGAEAVGAMAEALRLTTEYLKTRKQFGVALRTFQALTHRAADMYVSLELARSMSLFAAMSLADGVVDATVASRAKRRIDLSGKHIGQEAIQLHGGIGMTAEYPVGHYTARLTTIEHTLGDTNDHLRYLSGALGGLQEAEI, encoded by the coding sequence ATGGATTTCACCTTCACCCCTGAGCAGACGCTGCTGCGCGACACGGTGCGCAGCGTGCTGACCCGCCACTACACCCCCGAACGCCGCGCGGAGGTCATCGCCGATGATCCCGGCTGGGATCCGAAGGTGTGGGCGGACTTCGCCGAGATCGGTCTGCTCGGACTGACCGTCTCCGTCGAGGACGGCGGCGTCGGCGCCGGCCCCATCGAAACGATGCTCGCCCTGGAGGAACTCGGCCGAACCCTCGCGCCGGAACCGATCTTCGACTGCGCCCTGCTGCCCGCCCTCGTGATCGGCCGCGCCGGCACGCCGGATCAGCGCGCAGCTCTGCTTCCCGGCATCGTCGACGGCGAGCAGCTGTTCGCCTTCGCCCATACCGAGCCCGGCCTGCGTTGGCCGGACACGCGGCCGGAAACCTTGGCCCTCGACAACGGTGGCCGGTGGACGCTGACGGGTCGGAAAAGTCCGGTGTCCTCGGGCGATCGGGCCGACCGGTTGATCGTGTCGGCCCTGGTACCCACCGGCGAGACCGCGTTGTTCCTGGTCGATGCCCGGGAGCCGGCGGTCGTGCGCACCGCCTACCGCACCTACGGCGGAGGCCGTGGCGCCGAGATCGAATTCCGTGGTGCGCCCGCCGAACTACTCGGGCTCGACCTCGATGCCGGTGCGATCATCGACGAAGCCGTGATCACGACGCAGGCCGCACTCGGTGCCGAAGCTGTCGGTGCGATGGCCGAGGCTTTGCGCCTCACCACCGAATATCTGAAGACCCGCAAGCAGTTCGGTGTCGCCCTGCGCACCTTCCAGGCCCTCACTCACCGAGCGGCGGACATGTACGTCTCGCTGGAGTTGGCCCGCAGCATGAGCCTGTTCGCGGCGATGTCCTTGGCGGACGGAGTCGTCGATGCGACGGTGGCCTCCCGCGCGAAACGGCGAATCGACCTCTCCGGCAAACACATCGGCCAAGAGGCGATCCAGCTGCACGGCGGCATCGGTATGACCGCCGAATACCCGGTGGGGCACTACACCGCCCGGCTCACCACCATCGAACACACCCTGGGCGACACGAACGATCACCTGCGCTACCTGTCGGGCGCGCTGGGCGGGCTCCAGGAAGCGGAGATCTGA
- a CDS encoding acyl-CoA dehydrogenase family protein, producing MQLAFTEDELAFRDELRAFFRREIPADIRRRTRHMHELSKNDYATTQRILNAAGLAVPHWPAEWGGRDWSAVQHHIWHHEMQLASVPEPLTFNTNMIGPVLAEFGSPELKERFLPATANLDIWWCQGFSEPDAGSDLASLRTVAVRDGDHYVVNGQKTWTTAAQSADWMFCLVRTDPTAPKKQAGISMLLFSMDTPGVTVRPIELIDGGFEVNEVFLENVRVPADQLVGQENHGWAYAKFLLGNERTGIAAVGQTKVRLELAKQYAAQTRLGTGTLLDDASFAARIADLDNELLALELVQLRVAASSSDGAPNPVSSILKLRGTELQQAVTELLVDIAGPAAVARTGDSDDWARRTIAGYLNYRKTSIYGGSNEVQRTIIASTILGL from the coding sequence ATGCAACTGGCCTTCACCGAGGACGAGCTCGCCTTCCGCGACGAGCTGCGCGCCTTCTTCCGCCGTGAGATCCCCGCGGACATCCGCCGGCGGACCCGACACATGCACGAGCTGAGCAAGAACGACTACGCCACCACCCAGCGCATCCTCAACGCCGCCGGACTGGCCGTACCCCACTGGCCCGCCGAGTGGGGTGGCCGGGACTGGTCGGCGGTGCAGCACCACATCTGGCATCACGAGATGCAGCTCGCCTCGGTGCCCGAACCGCTCACTTTCAACACGAACATGATCGGCCCGGTACTGGCCGAATTCGGCTCGCCCGAGCTCAAGGAAAGGTTCCTGCCCGCGACGGCGAACCTCGATATCTGGTGGTGCCAGGGCTTTTCCGAGCCCGATGCCGGCTCCGACCTGGCCTCGCTGCGCACCGTCGCGGTGCGCGACGGCGACCATTACGTGGTCAACGGGCAGAAGACCTGGACCACCGCCGCCCAGAGCGCGGACTGGATGTTCTGCCTGGTCCGCACCGATCCCACCGCCCCCAAGAAACAGGCGGGGATCTCGATGCTGCTGTTTTCCATGGACACCCCCGGCGTGACCGTACGGCCGATCGAGCTGATCGACGGCGGCTTCGAGGTCAACGAGGTCTTCCTGGAGAACGTCCGCGTCCCGGCCGACCAGTTGGTCGGCCAGGAGAACCACGGCTGGGCCTACGCCAAATTCCTGCTCGGCAACGAACGCACCGGCATCGCCGCTGTCGGGCAGACCAAGGTCCGCCTGGAGCTGGCGAAGCAATACGCCGCCCAGACCAGGCTCGGTACCGGCACGCTCCTCGACGACGCGAGCTTCGCCGCCCGGATCGCCGATCTCGACAACGAGCTGCTGGCACTCGAGCTGGTGCAGCTGCGGGTCGCGGCGAGCTCGAGCGACGGCGCTCCGAATCCCGTCTCCTCGATCCTCAAACTGCGCGGCACCGAACTGCAGCAGGCCGTCACCGAGCTGCTCGTCGATATCGCGGGCCCCGCTGCTGTGGCCCGGACGGGGGACAGTGATGACTGGGCGCGTCGGACCATCGCCGGATACCTGAACTACCGCAAGACTTCCATCTACGGAGGGTCGAACGAAGTGCAGCGCACCATCATTGCCTCGACGATTCTCGGACTGTGA
- a CDS encoding TetR/AcrR family transcriptional regulator, producing MSTSFATTRFGTTQRGRLVTAARTTFTTHGYHGTTMDAVSAVADVTKPVLYRHFSHKSELYLAVILEYLDDLTNRLCDLREAPTSDFDRVRRCVGVLFDLVESGPHSTSALVFGSGAVGDHAVESRIATALAEFVDTLATHLHPDEVRPQRTRLLAAGLIGATLAAADEWHRLRQPVSRQSALDSLAGWYCSGLRDSVD from the coding sequence ATGAGCACTTCCTTCGCAACGACCCGATTCGGCACCACGCAGCGCGGTCGGCTCGTCACAGCCGCGCGGACGACGTTCACCACGCACGGCTATCACGGCACCACGATGGACGCCGTGAGCGCCGTCGCCGATGTCACCAAACCCGTGCTCTACCGGCACTTCTCACACAAGAGCGAGCTCTACCTCGCGGTGATCCTGGAGTACCTGGACGACCTCACGAACAGGCTGTGCGACCTTCGCGAAGCGCCCACCTCGGACTTCGACCGGGTGCGGCGCTGCGTGGGAGTTCTCTTCGATCTCGTCGAGTCCGGCCCACACTCCACATCAGCGCTGGTTTTCGGTTCCGGTGCCGTCGGCGACCACGCCGTCGAGTCCCGCATCGCCACGGCCCTGGCCGAATTCGTCGACACGCTGGCCACTCACCTGCACCCGGACGAGGTCCGCCCACAACGGACCCGCCTACTCGCCGCCGGACTCATCGGGGCGACACTGGCCGCGGCAGACGAATGGCACCGCCTGCGGCAACCGGTATCGCGGCAGTCGGCGCTGGACAGCCTCGCCGGGTGGTACTGCTCGGGGTTGCGCGACAGCGTCGACTAA
- a CDS encoding QsdR family transcriptional regulator, which yields MARTEGTRAPGRPAAASRDDVLDAAVQVFLAGKRVDANAIAAQLGLGRTSIYRWFGSRDGLLGAALARQLERMVAYAERRSTATGGERLVEILDRAIHWLVEDGSLRTYFDQESTSALRVITRSDGVVHPAAVSIVEGLLERAEEQGYQPPIDRATLAYALVRLWEAFLYNDAVAGFQGDVERLSRVQAALLRA from the coding sequence GTGGCACGCACCGAAGGAACCCGAGCGCCCGGCCGCCCGGCCGCGGCCAGCCGTGACGACGTGCTGGACGCCGCCGTGCAGGTCTTTCTGGCGGGCAAACGGGTCGACGCGAATGCCATTGCCGCCCAACTCGGTCTGGGCCGCACCAGCATCTACCGGTGGTTCGGTTCCCGGGACGGGCTACTCGGGGCCGCCTTGGCACGCCAGCTCGAGCGCATGGTCGCCTACGCCGAACGACGCAGCACCGCTACCGGCGGGGAGCGGCTCGTGGAGATCCTCGACCGCGCCATTCACTGGCTCGTCGAGGACGGTTCGCTGCGCACCTACTTCGATCAGGAATCCACCTCGGCACTGCGCGTGATCACCCGCAGCGACGGAGTGGTGCATCCGGCGGCGGTCTCGATCGTGGAAGGTCTGCTCGAACGCGCCGAGGAACAGGGCTATCAGCCGCCCATCGATCGGGCCACCCTCGCGTACGCCCTGGTCCGGTTGTGGGAAGCGTTCCTCTACAACGACGCTGTCGCGGGATTCCAAGGCGATGTGGAGCGGCTGAGCCGCGTCCAAGCTGCCCTGCTCCGGGCTTAG
- a CDS encoding MarR family winged helix-turn-helix transcriptional regulator, with protein MSQDGVGVDLETSLGYLLKEASSALRVAMEEVLRPLGMSVTHYSCLELLAQRPGLSNSELARGAFVTRQTMNVLLQTLERDGYVTRPAAAPVGKVLPARLTPRGRRSLEKATVAVRSVEVRMLAGLTETEQAGAFRILRSMIHSLRDDSDGA; from the coding sequence ATGAGTCAAGATGGTGTCGGCGTCGATCTGGAGACGTCACTGGGCTACCTGCTGAAAGAGGCGTCGAGTGCGCTGCGCGTTGCCATGGAGGAAGTGCTGCGACCACTCGGGATGAGCGTGACGCACTACTCCTGCCTCGAACTGCTGGCACAGCGACCGGGCCTGTCGAACTCCGAGCTCGCGCGGGGTGCGTTCGTCACCCGGCAGACGATGAACGTGCTGCTGCAGACCCTGGAACGAGACGGCTATGTGACCCGACCGGCGGCGGCGCCCGTCGGGAAGGTTCTTCCCGCGCGCCTCACGCCGCGCGGCAGGCGGAGCCTCGAGAAGGCGACCGTCGCGGTCCGGTCCGTCGAGGTCAGAATGCTGGCAGGCCTGACCGAGACCGAGCAGGCGGGCGCGTTCCGGATCCTGCGGAGCATGATCCACTCCCTGCGCGATGACAGCGACGGCGCATAA
- a CDS encoding VOC family protein yields the protein MPVTGPDFLSLQARDLAASQAFYERYLGLVRSQTGPPHAVVFETKPIAFALRDIVPGTDLASVAQPGIGAAIWLHATNAQAVHDALAADGHTIVSAPIDGPFGRTFTFADPDGYHITVHDRA from the coding sequence ATGCCCGTCACCGGTCCCGACTTCCTCTCACTGCAAGCGCGCGACCTCGCCGCTTCGCAGGCGTTCTACGAGCGGTATCTCGGCCTCGTCCGCTCACAGACCGGGCCCCCGCACGCCGTCGTCTTCGAGACGAAACCGATCGCGTTCGCGTTGCGCGACATCGTCCCCGGCACCGATCTCGCCTCTGTCGCTCAGCCCGGCATCGGCGCCGCGATCTGGCTCCACGCCACGAACGCGCAGGCCGTTCACGATGCTCTCGCCGCCGACGGTCACACCATCGTCTCCGCACCGATCGACGGCCCCTTCGGCCGCACCTTCACCTTCGCCGACCCCGACGGCTACCACATCACTGTCCACGACCGCGCCTGA
- a CDS encoding LppU/SCO3897 family protein: protein MVRRKNLALVSVSVGAVFALAGAFYLALSVAVGFAAEEADGPENASAAETLPTEVSTTQPLGTIDELSGSVASTLTKSATKIPWVELSVGDCVDLNASPADIRQVACGDINSRYKVTELASAGGHCPGDVDRAQPRTLPGGVDQTLCLDIDWTVGECLDMAGDAARHVDCAADVPGRVRVLEIRHDTTDVNVCTIGDRGVVYDERRYVVCVSTR, encoded by the coding sequence ATGGTGCGTCGGAAGAATCTAGCCCTGGTCAGCGTGTCGGTGGGGGCGGTGTTTGCCCTGGCAGGCGCGTTTTATCTGGCGCTTTCCGTCGCGGTGGGATTCGCCGCGGAGGAGGCCGACGGGCCCGAGAATGCCTCGGCCGCAGAAACTTTGCCGACCGAGGTTTCAACTACTCAACCGCTGGGAACTATTGATGAGCTTTCTGGAAGTGTCGCCTCCACATTGACCAAGTCCGCGACGAAGATTCCCTGGGTCGAACTGAGTGTCGGCGATTGTGTGGATTTGAATGCGAGCCCGGCCGATATTCGCCAGGTCGCGTGCGGCGACATCAACTCCCGCTACAAGGTGACGGAATTGGCGTCGGCCGGCGGTCACTGCCCGGGCGATGTCGACCGCGCCCAACCTCGGACACTGCCCGGCGGCGTGGACCAGACCCTGTGCCTGGATATCGATTGGACCGTCGGCGAATGCCTCGACATGGCGGGGGATGCGGCAAGGCACGTGGACTGCGCCGCCGACGTTCCCGGTCGGGTCCGCGTCCTCGAGATCCGGCACGACACAACGGATGTGAACGTCTGCACGATCGGCGACCGCGGTGTCGTCTACGACGAGCGCCGCTACGTGGTCTGCGTCAGCACCCGCTGA
- a CDS encoding acyltransferase family protein encodes MTDVDADSIHAGEPVRLTATRSDRGSGYRFDLDGLRGLAIALVVVFHVWFGRVSGGVDVFLVLSGFFFTGLLLRRAESAQPFWAWSIVRRTLRRLVPAMAVVLAAVVVATVLLLPYTQWSTAAAQVLSSLFYYQNWQLALTWSDYLAADPSVSPLQHLWSMSVQGQFYLAALLAVAAAAWWCARFSSPGRLRPAVGAVVVAVSVASFVYAAYGVATNQGWNYYDSFARGWELLVGAGLAVCAPSLVLWRPVRVALSVFGVLGVVLCGWLIIDGANRFPGPAALLPVCATAAVILSATQLRFADWPWPNRLLAHPAMRWLGDIAYPLYLWHWPILIFFLTEGGNTHAGLVGGVGVIGLSVVLAWLTHRFVEQPLRQRTSPADSEDAGYARSRHLVASAVAVLLAATVTVAAGWQFTAVQVKPPVAVGGPAPAKYPGAEALASGAVTPDEPMRPSVFAASADVPPPTADGCIADWDTRDVVTCTYGDPDADRTLALAGSSHAEHWLPALQVLAIEHSFRIQVYLKMGCPLTLAEDATDKGEPIPDCRDWSAEVIDRLDADRPDWVFTTGTRPSDEGGDETPADYLDVWAALSDRGLNVIAIRDTPWLRRGTVRYKATDCLAGGGNRISCGMRREDALDPVNPGLVPASAFPSVFPIDLTNAVCEPTICAVAEGNILIYHDEHHLTASYSRSLAGPLGRALQPILGWW; translated from the coding sequence GTGACCGATGTCGACGCCGATTCGATCCACGCGGGCGAACCGGTTCGCCTCACCGCGACGCGAAGCGATCGCGGGTCGGGGTACCGCTTCGATCTGGACGGGTTGCGGGGTCTCGCGATCGCGTTGGTCGTGGTCTTCCATGTGTGGTTCGGTCGTGTTTCCGGTGGTGTAGACGTCTTTTTGGTGCTTTCGGGATTCTTCTTCACGGGCTTGCTGCTGCGTCGGGCGGAGTCGGCGCAACCGTTCTGGGCTTGGTCGATCGTGCGCCGCACGCTGCGACGACTCGTCCCGGCCATGGCAGTCGTCCTGGCGGCGGTTGTCGTCGCGACGGTGCTGTTGCTGCCGTATACGCAGTGGTCGACGGCGGCGGCGCAAGTTCTGTCTTCGCTGTTCTACTACCAGAACTGGCAGCTCGCCCTCACCTGGTCGGATTACCTGGCCGCTGATCCTTCGGTGAGCCCGCTGCAACATCTCTGGTCGATGTCGGTGCAGGGACAGTTCTATCTGGCCGCGCTGCTGGCGGTCGCGGCTGCCGCGTGGTGGTGCGCGCGGTTCTCATCACCCGGTCGGCTTCGCCCCGCTGTCGGTGCTGTCGTGGTCGCGGTGTCGGTGGCCTCCTTCGTCTACGCGGCCTACGGCGTCGCCACGAACCAGGGCTGGAACTATTACGACAGCTTCGCCCGTGGGTGGGAGTTGCTGGTCGGCGCCGGGCTAGCCGTCTGCGCGCCGTCGCTGGTGTTGTGGCGGCCGGTGCGCGTCGCGCTCTCGGTATTCGGTGTGCTCGGTGTCGTGCTGTGCGGCTGGCTCATCATCGACGGCGCCAACCGGTTTCCCGGTCCCGCGGCCCTGCTCCCGGTGTGCGCGACGGCTGCGGTGATCCTTTCGGCGACGCAGCTGCGGTTCGCCGATTGGCCCTGGCCGAACCGGCTTCTCGCGCACCCGGCCATGCGGTGGCTCGGCGATATCGCCTACCCCCTGTACCTGTGGCATTGGCCGATCCTGATCTTCTTCCTCACCGAAGGTGGAAACACCCACGCCGGTCTCGTCGGCGGTGTCGGGGTGATCGGACTGTCGGTCGTTCTGGCCTGGTTGACGCACCGGTTCGTCGAACAGCCACTGCGGCAACGTACTTCGCCGGCCGACAGCGAGGATGCCGGGTACGCACGATCGCGGCACCTCGTCGCGTCCGCGGTCGCGGTGTTGCTGGCGGCGACCGTCACCGTCGCCGCCGGCTGGCAGTTCACAGCGGTCCAGGTCAAGCCGCCGGTCGCGGTCGGGGGGCCCGCCCCGGCGAAGTACCCCGGCGCGGAGGCATTGGCCTCCGGCGCTGTGACACCCGACGAGCCGATGCGACCCTCCGTCTTCGCGGCTTCCGCCGACGTCCCCCCGCCCACCGCCGACGGGTGCATCGCGGACTGGGACACCCGCGACGTCGTCACCTGTACCTATGGCGACCCGGATGCTGATCGAACACTGGCACTGGCCGGGAGTTCCCATGCCGAACACTGGCTGCCCGCACTCCAGGTGCTCGCCATCGAACACTCGTTCCGCATCCAGGTGTATCTGAAGATGGGCTGCCCGCTCACGCTCGCCGAGGACGCCACCGACAAAGGTGAGCCCATCCCGGATTGCCGGGACTGGTCGGCCGAAGTAATCGACCGCCTCGATGCCGACCGGCCCGACTGGGTGTTCACCACCGGTACCCGGCCCAGTGACGAGGGCGGCGACGAGACTCCCGCCGACTATCTCGACGTCTGGGCGGCACTGTCGGACCGCGGCCTCAACGTGATCGCCATCCGCGACACCCCGTGGCTGCGTCGCGGAACCGTCCGATACAAAGCCACCGATTGCTTGGCCGGGGGCGGGAACCGGATCAGCTGTGGCATGCGCCGCGAGGACGCGCTCGACCCGGTCAACCCAGGACTGGTACCTGCCTCGGCCTTTCCCAGCGTCTTCCCGATCGACCTGACGAACGCGGTCTGCGAACCGACAATCTGCGCGGTAGCGGAAGGCAACATCCTGATCTACCACGACGAACACCACCTGACCGCGAGCTACTCCCGATCCCTGGCCGGGCCACTCGGCCGGGCGCTGCAACCGATCCTCGGGTGGTGGTGA
- a CDS encoding alpha/beta hydrolase family protein, which translates to MARDGRRRLAGLGVVAVFVLALGYLATELSVPAETTAAEAAPIPQSPMRISYGNSPETFGDLYLPPASNTRLPVVVLVHGGGWAQNRTLAQFDAHARALAADGVAVWNIEYRRVNGGGGWPVTLTDVDDAVDALANTVAPRLGNLLDLQRVHLAGHSAGGQLAAWTAGSAVPQRHPALRIRSLTLMAAVLDLELAVTEGRDSFVPKLLGGTPAEVPDRYRNASPVHHLPANDIRVTALHGENDRVVAPMQSHRYVEAVTRAGGTADVRILSGTGHGEFADAESPSWKTARDSIIGYVGAVN; encoded by the coding sequence GTGGCACGTGACGGAAGGCGTCGCCTTGCCGGACTCGGTGTGGTCGCGGTGTTCGTCCTCGCCCTCGGGTATCTCGCCACAGAACTGTCCGTACCGGCCGAGACGACCGCCGCGGAAGCCGCGCCGATTCCGCAGTCGCCGATGCGGATCAGCTACGGAAACTCACCGGAGACTTTCGGTGACCTCTATCTGCCACCGGCATCGAACACACGGTTGCCCGTGGTGGTGCTGGTCCACGGCGGCGGATGGGCCCAGAACCGTACCCTCGCACAATTCGACGCCCATGCCCGGGCGCTGGCAGCGGACGGCGTCGCGGTGTGGAACATCGAGTATCGCCGGGTGAACGGTGGCGGCGGCTGGCCGGTCACCCTCACCGATGTCGATGACGCCGTCGACGCGCTGGCGAACACCGTCGCACCACGCCTAGGTAACCTGCTCGACCTACAGCGGGTCCACCTCGCCGGACACTCGGCCGGCGGACAGCTAGCCGCGTGGACCGCCGGATCAGCTGTGCCACAGAGACATCCCGCTCTGCGCATCCGCAGCCTCACTCTCATGGCGGCGGTACTCGACTTGGAGCTGGCGGTCACCGAGGGCCGGGATTCGTTCGTCCCGAAACTCCTCGGCGGTACACCCGCGGAGGTACCCGACCGCTACCGCAACGCCTCCCCCGTCCACCACCTCCCGGCGAACGACATCCGCGTCACCGCGTTGCACGGTGAGAACGACCGAGTCGTGGCACCGATGCAGAGCCATCGCTACGTCGAAGCCGTCACGCGCGCCGGTGGCACCGCCGACGTGCGGATCCTGTCCGGAACCGGACACGGTGAATTCGCCGACGCCGAGTCGCCATCATGGAAAACAGCGCGCGACAGCATCATCGGCTACGTAGGTGCCGTCAACTGA